The nucleotide window TTTGTCGGTCGGCTCGTTGCCGAATGCGGTAAAAATAGTTGCACGAACACATGTAACTTGTCAAATGCATTATTAACAGTTACGCCAACAAAGTGCACGCAGCAAGGCACACACGTGTACCTTGTATCCGTGAAATTGCCGGCCCGCGGCGCGCGAGCCAGGCAATCCGCGGCGTCGCGATCAGGGCTTCAGATGCTCCGCCAGAAAATCCCGCATCGCCGCAGCGATTTCATCGACATGCGTTTCCAGAGCAAAATGCCCAGTGTCGAGCATCCTGACCACCGCGCCCGGATTGTCGCGACGGTACGCTTCGGCGCCGGGCGGGATGAAGAACGGGTCGTTCTTTCCCCAGATGGCGAGCGTCGGCGGCTGCTTTTCGCGGAAAAACTGCTGGAATACCGGATAGAGTTTCAGGTTTGATCGATAGTCGAGGAACAGGTCGAGCTGGATGTCCTTCTGGCCAGGGCGCTCGAGCAGCGCCGCGTCGAGCGTGTACGATTCCGGCGGCACCGAATCGGGGCTCGATACGCCGTGCAAATATTGAAAGCGCGTGCCCTCGAAGTTCAGGATCGCGTCGTGAACGGTCTTGCGGTGAGCCGGTGTCGGCTCCGCCCAGTACTTGCGAATAGGATCCCACGCGTCACCGAGCCCTTCTTCATACGCGTTGCCATTCTGCGAGATCAATGCGCTCACGCGCTCCGGAAACTTCACGGCGAGCCGGAGGCCGACCGGTGCACCATAGTCGAATACGTAGACTGCATAACGCTTCAATCCGAGCTTGTCGACAAACGCGGCCATCGTCTGCGCGAGCGCATCGAAGGAGTATTTGTAGCCACGCGCGTCGGGGACATCGGTGAAACCGAACCCGGGCAAGTCCGGCGCGATCACCCGGTACGTATCTGCGAGACGTGGCATCAGTCGACGATACATGTGCGACGAAGAAGGAAAACCGTGCAACAGCAAAACGACCGGTGCCGTTGCAGGGCCGGCTTCCCGATAAAAGACGCCGACGCCGTCGGCCTCGATACGCTTGACGGAAACGGCTGGGACGTTATGACCTTTCGACATTGAAATCTCCATGAACCACTGATCAACGGGCTGGCCGCGTGCTGCCGGTGCTTCGCGGCAACCAGTCAATCCAACCTTTTATTCAATTTTTTATTGGTTACACTGACTGATTGCTTTCCGGGCGGCCTGACGATCGGTTCCGACTCGTCAGTTATGGTCGGTATCCTATCTAATAAAATGTATTGCAAATCACACGGCGCGCTTGTTCAATTCGCCCGCTACGGCGCCCTATGGGATTCGGCACGCGCTGCCTACCGGATCAGCGTAGCGAGTTCGACGAGCGACCGATGCTCGCTATGCAATCCCGCGAACTCGTATTCCGGCGGCAACTGTGACCGGTTGATACGTGCAGCCTTGAAGCCGAAAGACGACGCGCCCGCGAGATCCCATGCGTTGCTCGATACGAACACCACCTGACTCGGCTTCACGTTCAACGTGTCGCAAGCGTACTGGTAAACACGCGGGTCCGGCTTGTAGACCTTCAGATCATCAACCGACAACGCCGCGTCGATAAATTCCAGCAATCCACCCGCCTCGAGCGCCGCCTTGATCATCTGGTTTGTGCCATTCGACAGCACCGAAATTTTGACTTGCGAATCTTTCAAACGAGCGAGCGCTTGCCGGGCCTCCGGATGCGCATCGAGCACGAAATACGCGCTCAACAGCCGCGCTTTCAAGTCCTCGTCGTGATCGAGCCCGAACGTGCGCAAGGTATAGACGAGCGCTTCCTCCGTCACGGTCCAGAAATCTTCATAGCGATTCATCATCGTGCGCGTCCAGCAATACTCGAGCTGGCGCGATCGCCACATCGCAGCGAAGGCATCGGCCTTCTCTCCCATTGACGCCGCGTTGCGTTTCACCGCTGCGTTGACGTCCAGCAGCGTTCCGTATGCGTCAAACACAAAAGCTCGAATTCCGTCCGACATATCGCGCTCCAGTTCATAGGTCAAGGTGCAGTCCATATTAACCGGTTGATATGGTTTATCCAAACGCTGACTTGTCTCCATCTGACGAAAACACTTTTCTATTTCCGACCTGAAAAGAAGCGGACGTGCTTGAATGCGGAACTTCGTCGTAGAACGCTAAGGACTGCATTTGTCCCGCTAGCAGAGACGGGATCTCCGAGCGCGCCTCGACGCGATTCTGCGCGAGATCCGGGACATCACATAACAGCTATGCACGCGTCGCATCGGCGACGCGAGAATTGACCTATGGGATTCGACGGCAGACCGGTTCGACAAGGCCACGGTGGCCATGGGTATGGGCTTCGTGTTCTCGCGGAGCGGGACACGACGATGCGACCCGACGGGCGGCCGACTCTGAGGATTCGCCTAGCCGTCCCGGACAAATCAACGCATATGCGCCGCTCGCGCGTGCTTGCGCTTGAATGCGTGAACCTTTGCGCGGCTCCCGCAGCGCTGCATCGAACACCAGCGGCGTTGGCCGCTCGGTGATGTGTCGACGAACAGCATTCGGCAATCGGGCTGGTCGCAAGTCTTGACGCGCAATTTCAATGCCCCGGTGACGAGGTCGATCGCATCTCGCGCAATGATAGAGAGGGCCGTGGCCAACGGGTCGTCGGAAACCACCGATACGGTGCCGGTGGTACTGTCGAGCTGCGGCATTCCGAGCGGATACTTCGCCGCACGATTGACGATGCTCACGGCCCGCTCCGGCAACCTGCCGTGCATCGCTCCCGTGACCATCTGCCAGATCGCTTCGCGCAGCTCGACAAGGCGAGCTTCTTCGCTTCTGGATAGCGCCGGCACGTCGGAGAACAGACCCGCTGCTTTAAGCCATCTGCCGCTCGCGCCTGCCGACGCCATGATGTCGAGCGGTTTGGAGGCACGCCGCCGGATTGTCGCTGCAAGGTCTAACGAGACCCGTCCGGAATTGAAACGGAACTCCGGTTCCATTGCTCTCGCAATCGCCATACAAATAACCCTGAAACTCGAGACGAGTGCAACCAGTATATCCGGTTATACCGGTTTCCACCCGGTTCGAACCAGGGATGATCCGGGCGCGCCTTGACCCTGCGTTTTGTACTTAATAGTATGTACGCAACAAGCGTACGTACATCTCGATCAGGAGGCGAAAGGCAATGGGGCCGCGGGAAGACATCATCGAGGCGGCGAAAGACCTGCTCTGGGAGAAAGGGTACGAAGCGACGAGCCCGCGCGATATTCAACTGAAAAGTCATTCTGGCCAAGGCAGCTCTTATCATCCCTTCCCGAGCAAGCAGGCGTTAGCGTATGCCGCTATTGTCGAAGTCGTCGATGAGCGCATCGCAGATTTCGAAAAAGCAATGTCGCATGACGGACGCTTCAGGGACCGCCTGCTTACCTTTCTCGAGCAGAACACGAGGCCGTTGTCGGGTTGCCGCGTAGGCCGGCTCGTTTGGGATTGTGCAATTCAGGACGAAACGTTGCGGCTTCCTTTATCACGCTATTTCGAACACCTCGAAACGCGGCTGCGAGCAATTCTCGAAAACGAACAGGCAGCGGGTTCGATCCGCTTGAGCCTGCCTGCCGCCCACATAGCATTGACCATCGTCACCGTCGTTCAGGGCAGCTTCGCGGTGAGCCGCGCCATGAACCGGTCACGCGCCGACGATTCGCGCACCGCGCTGGCTGCCTGTCTCGACCTTGCAATCGTGGATTGCGGCGATTCGCACACGGCGTTCGCGGGTTCGTCCAACCACTGAGGCCAGCCATGCAAATGCCGCTCAAAGGCTCGATCAGCGTCGCAAATCAGCGGATCGCCTATACGCGCTCCGCTCAGACGCCTACGGTCGCATTGCTGCACGGCATTCCGACAAACCGCCATCTCTGGCGTCACGTCACGCCGGAGCTGTCAGCGAAACAATGCGGCTGGATTGCATTCGACCTCGTCGGATACGGCGATTCGTCAAAGCCGGCAACGCTCGACATTGGCGTGCGCGCGCAGGCGCATTTCATTGCGGGCGCCATGCATGCAGCAGGATGGCGGCGCGGCACGGTAGTCGGCCACGATATCGGCGGCGGAGTGGCACAGTTACTTGCGCTCGATCCGTCGCTAAGGATCAATCGAATGGCATTGATCGATAGCGTGGCCTACGACTCGTTTCCCGAACCGGGCATTGCGCGCCTTAAAGACCCGGCATGGGATGCGATCCTCGGCGCGGAAGATTTCGACCTGAAGCGCGGCTTTGCCAAGGGCCTGAAGCAAGGATTAGTAAAAGGCGAACTCGTGACGCCCGAGCTGATAGCCGCGTATGAACGCCCGTTCCAGGGCGTATCTGGGCGGCTCGCCTATTTACGCGCGGCACGCGCGCTGCGCAGCGAAGACCTCATGGCGCGAATCGCCGACATCGAGGCGCTTGACATTCCGGTCCTGATGATCTGGGGTGCGCACGATCATTTTCAGCCCGTTGAATATGGCCATCGGCTCGCAAATGCGTTGCAAAACGCGCAGATCGAGATCTTGGAGACAGCCGGGCACTTTCTGCCCGAAGACGAGCCCGCGCTGCTGGGCAAGCGGTTGGCCGATTTCGTATCGCACGCGCGCTGAGACGCCGCCCGCGGCCTCGCCCTCGCCGTTGCCCCTCGCCGCAAGGCCATTCTCGAACACGAATGGCGCTCGCGCAGACGGGTCGTCGCGCCAACCATCACCCAATACGTATTCGCACCCGCCGCTGCGGCGTCGACGCTTGAGATCACGCTTGCACTGGCATTCACTTACGCCATCAACCGAAAGCTGACTTGCTTGCCAGGTTGGGCGGCAAGCCCGCGAACTCGCAGACTCCTGTATATTACGAATGCGGGTTACCGGTACTGCAAGCGCCCTACGCCACGTATTTTCGACTGACCGATAACTTGTTCAATTTCCATTTTACCGGTTACAATCGGCTTCCCGGTTACTGGAGAAGACTGATGGTTGCCCCTTCCCAAGCGTTTCTGCAGCTTGCTGACGACCCTGCGCTCGACTTCGTCAATACGGTCGCGACCAACGAGGGCGAGCTATTCGATTACCTCGAAACCGATAGCGATGTGATCGCCTGGCTACAGGCGATGCAGTATCTCGACGCGAAGGAGCAGCCCTCGTTCAGAAAGGGAGCGCTGCTCGCCGCTGCCCGCCACCTGCGAGATGTCATCAAGAAGCTCGTCATACAGAAAAAAGAAGGAAAGCGAGTGGATGTGGCGGCGCTCAACGCGTTTCTGGGCCATGCGCGCTATCACGTGAACCTTGTTCGCAAGGCACACGGGCATCTCGATGTCGTTCACGAATACGAGCGCTCGTCGCCGGAGCAACTGCTGGCGCCCGTCGCGCAAGCGGCTGCGGAACTGCTTGCAACCGGAGACTTCGAGCTGGTCAGGAAATGCGAGGCCGACGATTGCGTGCTGTGGTTTTACGATCGAACCAAGGCGCATCGGCGCCGCTGGTGCAGCATGGCAATGTGCGGAAATCGCCATAAAGTTGCGAACTTTCGTGCCCGCCAGAAGTACGCCGCGAGCGAATGATCGCGACGCACCTTCGTGCAGCAACGTCGACAAGACACCCTATCATCAGCCCTCGCAGAGCGCACGCGGACAAAAAGTAGAAAATCCGTGGCGCGCATTGCGCCGGGACCCGCCAACTCAACGCACACACCATCGTGCAATAGCGCGTAACAGAACACCGTGGCGCTATCGAAGTCGCTTGCACGGTGACTTGTTGCAGGCGTAAGCGCCAACACATAGAAGTTCATCGTCCCGTTGCGGGCAGTCGAGGCATCGCAGCAACCGCACCGCAGCAGCCGTCTGCACGCTATCCCACGCCGCTCCCGTCATATCAGCTATTCCAAGCCTGGTGCAGCGTTGACGCTCCTACTCCGTACCTACTACTATGCAC belongs to Paraburkholderia sp. SOS3 and includes:
- a CDS encoding alpha/beta fold hydrolase, whose amino-acid sequence is MSKGHNVPAVSVKRIEADGVGVFYREAGPATAPVVLLLHGFPSSSHMYRRLMPRLADTYRVIAPDLPGFGFTDVPDARGYKYSFDALAQTMAAFVDKLGLKRYAVYVFDYGAPVGLRLAVKFPERVSALISQNGNAYEEGLGDAWDPIRKYWAEPTPAHRKTVHDAILNFEGTRFQYLHGVSSPDSVPPESYTLDAALLERPGQKDIQLDLFLDYRSNLKLYPVFQQFFREKQPPTLAIWGKNDPFFIPPGAEAYRRDNPGAVVRMLDTGHFALETHVDEIAAAMRDFLAEHLKP
- a CDS encoding haloacid dehalogenase type II, which gives rise to MTYELERDMSDGIRAFVFDAYGTLLDVNAAVKRNAASMGEKADAFAAMWRSRQLEYCWTRTMMNRYEDFWTVTEEALVYTLRTFGLDHDEDLKARLLSAYFVLDAHPEARQALARLKDSQVKISVLSNGTNQMIKAALEAGGLLEFIDAALSVDDLKVYKPDPRVYQYACDTLNVKPSQVVFVSSNAWDLAGASSFGFKAARINRSQLPPEYEFAGLHSEHRSLVELATLIR
- a CDS encoding CGNR zinc finger domain-containing protein, with protein sequence MAIARAMEPEFRFNSGRVSLDLAATIRRRASKPLDIMASAGASGRWLKAAGLFSDVPALSRSEEARLVELREAIWQMVTGAMHGRLPERAVSIVNRAAKYPLGMPQLDSTTGTVSVVSDDPLATALSIIARDAIDLVTGALKLRVKTCDQPDCRMLFVDTSPSGQRRWCSMQRCGSRAKVHAFKRKHARAAHMR
- a CDS encoding TetR/AcrR family transcriptional regulator, which codes for MGPREDIIEAAKDLLWEKGYEATSPRDIQLKSHSGQGSSYHPFPSKQALAYAAIVEVVDERIADFEKAMSHDGRFRDRLLTFLEQNTRPLSGCRVGRLVWDCAIQDETLRLPLSRYFEHLETRLRAILENEQAAGSIRLSLPAAHIALTIVTVVQGSFAVSRAMNRSRADDSRTALAACLDLAIVDCGDSHTAFAGSSNH
- a CDS encoding alpha/beta fold hydrolase is translated as MQMPLKGSISVANQRIAYTRSAQTPTVALLHGIPTNRHLWRHVTPELSAKQCGWIAFDLVGYGDSSKPATLDIGVRAQAHFIAGAMHAAGWRRGTVVGHDIGGGVAQLLALDPSLRINRMALIDSVAYDSFPEPGIARLKDPAWDAILGAEDFDLKRGFAKGLKQGLVKGELVTPELIAAYERPFQGVSGRLAYLRAARALRSEDLMARIADIEALDIPVLMIWGAHDHFQPVEYGHRLANALQNAQIEILETAGHFLPEDEPALLGKRLADFVSHAR
- a CDS encoding CGNR zinc finger domain-containing protein, which translates into the protein MLARLGGKPANSQTPVYYECGLPVLQAPYATYFRLTDNLFNFHFTGYNRLPGYWRRLMVAPSQAFLQLADDPALDFVNTVATNEGELFDYLETDSDVIAWLQAMQYLDAKEQPSFRKGALLAAARHLRDVIKKLVIQKKEGKRVDVAALNAFLGHARYHVNLVRKAHGHLDVVHEYERSSPEQLLAPVAQAAAELLATGDFELVRKCEADDCVLWFYDRTKAHRRRWCSMAMCGNRHKVANFRARQKYAASE